In the genome of Pseudanabaena mucicola str. Chao 1806, the window TTTTACCAGTCTGGTGAAGTACAGGTTTGTTTCCGCGCATTTAGCGGGGAAACAAACCTATGTATCTCGCTTGCTTGAAAAATGCCATAGCATTTTCTAGGCGCTATGACATACTTGATCTTCGCTAGATATATAATTTCGTGCGCTTGAGTTGAGAATCACACTAAATATAGACTTTTATTAATGTCCAAATACGGTTAAAATCTTGCCCTAGTTTATGGATACTTGTTTTTGGGACTTGGTGAACTGAATGCGCGATCGCCTTAATTGGCAAATCAATAAGCAAATCAACTGGCAAGATATGACTAGTAAACATTGTCAAACCAATGGTGCAGAAATCTCCAACTTAGTGCAAAGGTTGAGCAAAGGACTGATGGGTCTATTTTTGCGGCTTGGCTTGCTGACGATCTTGATGAGCTACTTAATGCTGGGGCAAGGTCATCCAGTGCAAGCCCAGTCTGTAGATGAACTGAAGAACTATCAAAACTTTGTTGATCAACAGCGTCAAATTATTCAAAAGCAACAGGAACAAATTAATGCATTGACTAAGCCTGCGGAATCACGTCTGGCGGCTCTAAGGAAAAATGTACGGGTGACGGAGGGGCAAATCCAAGAAAATGAGAAAAAAATTCGTCAAGCTCGCAGTCAATTACAAGCTCTGAACACGAAGCTCCAAGATCTAGAATATGACCTCAATAAAAAGCGTGATGCTACTTCTGCACGTTTACGCTATTTACAAAGGCAACAGTTGCAACGCTGGTGGGTTACATTGCTCAGTAGTCGGGATCTCAATCAGTTTGCTGATCGCCGTCGGCAGATTGAGCGCATTTATAATAGCGATCGCAAATTATTGGCAGACTTGAGCCAAAAATCAGAACGGGTTGAAAAGCAACGTAATCAAGTAATTGCTCAAAAAAATGAGATTGAGCTATTAACCCAAAAATTGAAGTATCAAAAATCAAATATTGAGGCTGAAGCAGTTGCTCAACAAAATACTATTGAGCGCCTTAAGAGCGATCGTAAAGCCCTTGAGCAGGCGGAAGATCGTCTTGCCGAAGATTCGCGTCGCCTGTCACAAATCATTATAGCAAGAGTCCATCCCTATTCTGGTTTAATCCTCCCTCCAGGTACAGGGCAATTGATGTATCCAACAATTGGTCCTGTGACTAGTAACTTCGGTTGGCGGGTGCATCCTATTTTAGGAACAGAAAGATTTCATGCAGGTATCGACTTTGGCGCAGACTACGGCAGTCTCATTTATGCTAGCGCCCAAGGTCGGGTCATTTATGCAGATTGGTATGGTGGCTATGGCAATTCGGTAATTGTTGATCACGGCAATGGCATGACTACTCTCTATGCTCACTGTAGTGAACTATACGTCAAAGATGGGGATGTCGTTGAGAGAGGTCAGCCGATCGCGGCAGTTGGTTCGACAGGATTTTCGACTGGTCCCCATTTACACTTTGAGTTACGTGCAAATGGTGAACCGATTGATCCTTCTGCTTATTTGTAGGGATTCACATATTCATTAATTGGTAGTCATGCAATGTAATTGTGTTGCGGGCGCTTCGCGCCCGCAACACAATTACTAAAAAATTACTTTGCAGCCCTACCTATTAATGATCAGCGCATAGTATCTATAGCTGTAGTCACTTGCATTATGGACTTGCGATTAATTAAAGTACCTGCGGCTTTGACTTTGCTCAGTTAACGTTAAAACTCGGTAAGACCTTTTTTCTCGTCAAGTCTCTTAGAACAAATCAAAAAACCAGAAGATGAATTACTCTTAGAATCTTCAAAACTCATCTTCTGGTTTGTTAGAAATTTTTAATTGATTTTTCAAAAATCAATTAAATTTCTGTATTTTTCTTTGCTTTCAAGTTTTTTCTAAGCTTGTTAAGTCCAAAGCCTAACCCAAGTAAGCCAATACCAAGTGAAGGATCAAAGTCAAAAGGAATAGACTGGACAGAAAATTGATTAAAACCAGCAGCTTGATTGTCAGCACCTCCTCCAGTGGGTTCTGTCAAGGATATCGAAATTCCGTAATTACCTGCTGTTAATCCCGAAGTATTGACACTTGTTGAAAATGCTTCCTGCTTATATTCAAAGGCATAGTATGATCCATTGTTGGCGTATGTGCCAGTACCAGTATCAGGAGCAGTAAGATTTAAAAAGTTTCTCGCAACAGTAGAATTATCACCTACTCCTGTAAATCTAATAAGTTGCACCAAAAAATTGGGAGGCGTAAGTAATGGATCGGCAGTTCCTCTAAAAATATAATTGAAGGTGATTTGTAAAGGCTGATTTAAGTCTGCACTAGTTAAAGTAAAAGCATTTGCAGCATTCATCTTAATTGTAGAGTTAGTTCCTTGTGATGAGCCACTTATCTTGTCAGTTCCCAAAGCTCCTACAGAAATGAAATCAGATGAAAAGAAACTATTAAAAGAGTCAGTTGCGTTAAGACCTGTTAAAGTTTCTGAATCAGAGCTTGTATTTAAAGTACCTGTAGATGAAGCAGCATTACTAGTGTTCCCAGCAACAGTAACTGAAAAACTTGAGATTGGAATAGATGTCAAACCAATAGCATTAGATGCGCCTACAGATGAGAAGAACAATATGCTCGTTGCCCCTGTGATCGCCAAACTCTTGTCTTTAATGAAAATCATAATGTTAATTCGTGAAAAATTAGACTTGAGTACCTTAAGGTGTCTCTTTGATTTTGCTTATTTAAGTAAGACTAAAAGCTATACTTAGATGTGTTGACGATCACATACGTTAACATGAGTTCGATAGTGCCTTTTGTGAGACATTTCGCACCTTGCGAATAGCGCTAAGTTATATAATGATAGCAACCACAGTTGTATTTAAGCATAGTTAAGATGTTTATGGCAACATTACAAAATATAGAAAAGCAGTAAATATCTTTATACTATCTCACCAAAATAGTTGTGGCACAAAATGCCGCATTTTTGGGTTTAGATGCTACTACACATCGGGCAGAATTGCATCTTGGAAATCAGTAGTATCTGTATTTGCCCCCGTAAAAATAGTTTTACTCAAATTTGCATTGTTAAACTCCGCACGATTGAGATCCGTACGGCTGAGGTCAGCTCCGATAAAATATGCCTCACTGCAATTTGTACCGCGCAAATCTGCTCCCAACAAATCGCAGCCACAGAGATTAGCGCGATAGAGATTTGCTCCAATTAAATTAGC includes:
- a CDS encoding murein hydrolase activator EnvC family protein yields the protein MRDRLNWQINKQINWQDMTSKHCQTNGAEISNLVQRLSKGLMGLFLRLGLLTILMSYLMLGQGHPVQAQSVDELKNYQNFVDQQRQIIQKQQEQINALTKPAESRLAALRKNVRVTEGQIQENEKKIRQARSQLQALNTKLQDLEYDLNKKRDATSARLRYLQRQQLQRWWVTLLSSRDLNQFADRRRQIERIYNSDRKLLADLSQKSERVEKQRNQVIAQKNEIELLTQKLKYQKSNIEAEAVAQQNTIERLKSDRKALEQAEDRLAEDSRRLSQIIIARVHPYSGLILPPGTGQLMYPTIGPVTSNFGWRVHPILGTERFHAGIDFGADYGSLIYASAQGRVIYADWYGGYGNSVIVDHGNGMTTLYAHCSELYVKDGDVVERGQPIAAVGSTGFSTGPHLHFELRANGEPIDPSAYL
- a CDS encoding PFE-CTERM domain-containing protein, yielding MIFIKDKSLAITGATSILFFSSVGASNAIGLTSIPISSFSVTVAGNTSNAASSTGTLNTSSDSETLTGLNATDSFNSFFSSDFISVGALGTDKISGSSQGTNSTIKMNAANAFTLTSADLNQPLQITFNYIFRGTADPLLTPPNFLVQLIRFTGVGDNSTVARNFLNLTAPDTGTGTYANNGSYYAFEYKQEAFSTSVNTSGLTAGNYGISISLTEPTGGGADNQAAGFNQFSVQSIPFDFDPSLGIGLLGLGFGLNKLRKNLKAKKNTEI